A portion of the Sulfurospirillum diekertiae genome contains these proteins:
- the phsA gene encoding thiosulfate reductase PhsA, which translates to MDYIQARRDFLKVATTSATASVFLPGSLGALGEVALKSEDKFIRSICEMCSSRCPMEARVINGKTVLLQGNAFVKEMGTSLCAKGVAGASQLYDPQRLVTPLIRVGKRGENKWKEASWDEALSLIAGKLSALKERYGARSVIFSAKTGEQYDLLCSFASAFGSPNVFSHWSSCPIAIESAFKQTFGEKLHRDFEHATYILNFGHNLFEGLDIPLTKAMAQFSANPSKKLVVLDPRFSIIASKANEWYPIKPGSDLAFVLSLLHVWIRDGKYNKNFVEQYTIGFDKLARSVKETTPQWQQPLTGIDAKVVERLAAEIYEASPKCIIDWGHKATTTKAEYQRSRAILMANILMGNVEKEGGIYFAKTAERVNALAKEEIVPELNNPYPRPLVNEQRIDQAGEMGALRFVSRRHGSLTAIPEAIMTQTPYEIKGWFLTRHNPLVTVANPQKMKEAMEQLEFIVVNDIYLSDTAMMADVILPEVTYLERDEGISTIAFKSPYYAMRNRIVEPLHRNKSAIEIIRDLAERMGLGSHYSWKSVLELRAYQAKGNDVLLETLLKRGAATFDVPPLLALEPTFVEHFCERYPQSRVWLDKQGTFSHLLQKLKTPSGKIEIYCEEVEKLFKGYGVPSSVDMDVKQGFPYVLTSGKSAVHTNGHTQNVPYLNMLLSTNPIWMHPSTAKIHGLKMGDTFYLENGISKEKATVFITEGIRPDTLFAYMGFGHDAPALKRTHGKGINSSKLLSLESATLCGAMITNVGVNIIKI; encoded by the coding sequence GTGGATTATATTCAAGCCAGAAGAGACTTTTTAAAGGTTGCAACAACCAGCGCAACGGCGAGTGTTTTCTTACCTGGAAGCTTAGGTGCGCTTGGCGAAGTAGCCCTCAAAAGTGAAGATAAGTTTATTCGTTCCATTTGTGAAATGTGCAGTAGTCGTTGTCCTATGGAAGCACGTGTTATCAATGGTAAAACTGTCTTGCTTCAAGGCAACGCTTTTGTGAAAGAGATGGGAACGAGTTTGTGTGCCAAAGGGGTTGCAGGAGCTTCTCAGCTTTATGATCCCCAAAGACTTGTTACACCATTGATTCGCGTGGGTAAACGGGGTGAAAACAAATGGAAGGAAGCCAGTTGGGATGAGGCGCTCAGTCTTATTGCTGGAAAACTAAGTGCGTTGAAAGAGCGTTATGGTGCCAGAAGTGTCATCTTCTCTGCCAAAACAGGAGAGCAGTACGATCTTCTCTGCTCTTTTGCTTCCGCATTTGGTTCACCCAATGTTTTTTCACATTGGAGTTCTTGTCCGATTGCGATTGAAAGTGCCTTTAAACAAACGTTCGGTGAAAAACTGCATCGCGATTTTGAACATGCTACCTATATTCTTAATTTTGGACATAACCTTTTTGAAGGACTCGATATTCCCCTAACCAAAGCGATGGCACAATTTTCTGCCAATCCTTCTAAAAAATTGGTTGTTTTAGACCCTCGTTTTTCCATCATAGCTTCTAAAGCTAACGAATGGTATCCGATTAAACCAGGGAGTGATTTAGCGTTTGTCCTTTCTCTTTTACATGTATGGATTAGGGATGGCAAATACAATAAAAATTTTGTCGAGCAGTATACGATTGGTTTTGATAAATTAGCACGCTCAGTGAAAGAAACAACGCCTCAGTGGCAACAGCCTCTTACGGGTATTGATGCCAAAGTGGTTGAACGTCTTGCGGCAGAAATTTATGAAGCTTCTCCTAAATGTATTATTGATTGGGGGCATAAAGCCACCACCACTAAGGCAGAATATCAGCGATCTCGTGCTATCTTGATGGCAAATATTTTGATGGGGAATGTTGAAAAAGAGGGTGGTATTTACTTTGCAAAAACAGCTGAACGGGTTAATGCCCTTGCTAAAGAAGAAATTGTACCAGAACTGAATAATCCTTATCCAAGACCCTTGGTGAATGAACAACGCATCGATCAAGCAGGTGAAATGGGAGCTTTACGCTTTGTCTCAAGAAGGCATGGTTCCTTGACGGCTATTCCTGAAGCGATTATGACTCAAACGCCTTATGAGATAAAAGGATGGTTTCTAACCAGACACAATCCTTTAGTCACGGTAGCAAATCCTCAAAAGATGAAAGAGGCAATGGAGCAGTTAGAGTTTATTGTTGTCAATGACATTTATCTCTCCGATACAGCGATGATGGCAGATGTGATTTTACCTGAGGTAACTTATTTAGAACGTGATGAAGGTATTAGCACAATTGCGTTTAAAAGCCCCTATTATGCAATGCGTAACCGTATTGTAGAACCACTTCATCGCAATAAAAGTGCCATAGAAATTATCCGTGATCTTGCAGAACGCATGGGGCTTGGGAGTCATTATTCATGGAAAAGTGTTCTTGAACTACGAGCCTATCAAGCCAAAGGGAACGACGTTTTACTCGAAACATTGCTTAAAAGAGGCGCAGCAACATTTGATGTACCTCCTCTTTTAGCGCTAGAGCCCACTTTTGTGGAGCATTTTTGTGAGAGGTATCCTCAAAGTCGTGTGTGGCTAGATAAGCAAGGTACGTTTAGTCATCTTTTGCAAAAGCTTAAAACACCCTCAGGTAAGATAGAAATTTATTGCGAAGAGGTTGAAAAATTGTTTAAAGGATATGGAGTTCCAAGTAGTGTGGATATGGATGTCAAACAAGGATTTCCTTATGTTTTAACCAGTGGGAAAAGCGCTGTTCATACCAATGGGCACACACAGAATGTACCGTATTTGAATATGTTACTCTCAACAAATCCAATTTGGATGCACCCTTCCACAGCAAAAATTCATGGACTCAAAATGGGTGATACCTTTTATCTTGAAAATGGTATTTCCAAAGAAAAGGCAACGGTATTTATTACCGAGGGTATTCGCCCCGATACACTGTTTGCGTATATGGGTTTTGGGCACGATGCTCCTGCTCTTAAGCGTACACATGGAAAAGGGATCAATTCTTCAAAGCTCTTATCGTTAGAGAGCGCCACGCTTTGTGGCGCAATGATCACCAATGTTGGTGTCAATATTATCAAAATATAG
- a CDS encoding 4Fe-4S dicluster domain-containing protein has product MEKQYRLLYDENLCIGCQACSVACRMEHSVPDDFYRVQVHMQTLGIFPNLGMRYERLSCVMCENPPCVSVCPTHASFQSKDGLVHIDERVCITCKYCILACPYHARFVNPLKNVVEKCNFCYDTRVSKELKPACVTTCPTEALSFGDMRQKSSLVHQKSQKEVLMFPKEHLGTKPKVAFIPSRKGVKS; this is encoded by the coding sequence ATGGAAAAACAATACCGACTTCTCTATGATGAAAACCTTTGTATTGGGTGTCAAGCGTGTAGTGTGGCTTGTCGCATGGAACATAGTGTTCCCGATGATTTTTACAGAGTGCAGGTACATATGCAGACGCTTGGAATATTCCCAAATCTGGGAATGCGTTACGAGAGGTTATCGTGTGTAATGTGCGAAAATCCTCCATGTGTTAGCGTTTGTCCGACACATGCTTCCTTTCAGAGTAAAGATGGTTTAGTGCATATTGATGAACGTGTCTGCATTACATGTAAATATTGCATTCTAGCATGCCCCTACCATGCGCGGTTTGTGAATCCTTTAAAAAATGTAGTAGAAAAGTGCAATTTTTGTTATGATACACGCGTTTCTAAGGAGTTAAAGCCTGCGTGTGTCACTACATGTCCTACCGAAGCTCTCAGTTTTGGGGATATGCGGCAAAAAAGTTCTCTTGTGCATCAAAAATCGCAAAAAGAGGTACTGATGTTTCCCAAAGAACATCTGGGTACAAAGCCTAAAGTAGCGTTTATTCCGAGTCGTAAAGGGGTTAAGTCATGA
- a CDS encoding bifunctional diguanylate cyclase/phosphodiesterase: MSYCYETIDALEKFSSANFSPNNQLFIQLFCGDFDKIKIASILHLLKLKFPKSVIIGTSTAGEIQEGHIQDNTILLVFCQLKKSVAKAYYFADVNFESGQKAATSILEKETKVCIALAHPFGADDSEDFMKGFNSLRADMPLSGGNAADNFLFQSAFIICEDQILDHGIVLATLGGKSLHVNSAYSLGWTQIGQELTITKVHKEAIYEVDHQPIQEVYQHYLGNDILQNIPSSAMEFPFIKTCDEIEVCRSLIGSNEDGSLIFSGHLDEGEKVHFSIGNIEEIMDKAALIQEQINEKPVETIFIYSCAVRKRFLQKQLNYEFGLLQQIAPTSGFFTYGEFFHSKHENQLLNVTTTVLTLSESDYIISHPLGDKPETNGSTLKSLTHLVNTTQHELDVNMNFLNQYKMILDECCIVSKSDITGRITYASEPFCKVVGYTEEELLGKTHRMFRPSDADPALYANLWETLKRKEIWKGIVRVVIKSGNVHYLQNTIMPIFDEAGNTLEYLCAHFDITDLIVKDQLIEQHFKDELTGFGNREALFHRLRLDHNTKLLILLNLIGFSEINDYLGYDVGDELFKTNSSFLMKSFNSHADVVFRINGDEFAVLLTSQDIKIISTARDNIKQMIHSLEKKVFIIKGYEVVVRINVGVAKGSSDEIYMQSHVALKEAKTHNQAVVFYEANEILKNKTKHNIQIIQKIKTAIDHDCIVPFFQGIYDNKLHKITKYEVLMRLQEEDGHYLSPYSFLDQAKKTRLYGKLTKIMINKSFEYLKDFEVDFSINLTKGDILSTSVKECLYDNIKKYQCADRVILEIVESEGIENFGEITAFIHEVKQLGCRIAIDDFGTGYSNFAYLVKLEVDMIKIDGSLIKDIDTNEISAMTVETIISFAKKMGYEIVAEFVDREAIQEKTFEFTCRFFSRLSL, translated from the coding sequence ATGAGTTATTGTTACGAAACAATTGATGCACTTGAAAAGTTTTCAAGTGCTAATTTTAGCCCTAATAATCAACTCTTTATTCAACTTTTTTGTGGTGATTTTGACAAAATAAAAATTGCCTCTATCCTTCATCTTTTAAAATTAAAATTTCCCAAAAGCGTGATTATCGGCACCAGCACTGCAGGAGAGATTCAAGAGGGACATATTCAAGATAATACTATTTTACTTGTATTTTGTCAGCTGAAAAAGAGTGTAGCCAAAGCCTATTATTTTGCTGATGTAAACTTTGAAAGTGGACAAAAAGCGGCTACTTCGATTCTGGAAAAAGAGACTAAAGTATGTATTGCCTTAGCACATCCTTTTGGTGCGGATGACAGTGAAGATTTTATGAAAGGATTTAATAGCCTAAGAGCCGATATGCCTCTCTCTGGTGGAAATGCTGCTGATAATTTTTTATTTCAAAGTGCTTTTATTATTTGCGAGGATCAAATTTTAGATCATGGCATAGTGCTGGCTACATTAGGCGGTAAATCTTTACATGTAAACAGTGCTTATTCCCTTGGTTGGACACAAATTGGTCAAGAACTGACGATTACCAAAGTCCATAAAGAAGCTATTTATGAGGTTGATCATCAACCTATTCAAGAAGTCTATCAACACTATTTAGGGAATGATATTTTGCAAAACATTCCTAGCAGTGCCATGGAATTTCCTTTTATAAAAACATGTGATGAAATAGAAGTATGTCGCTCATTGATTGGTTCCAATGAAGATGGTTCTTTGATTTTTTCAGGACATTTGGATGAGGGGGAAAAGGTACATTTTTCGATTGGAAATATTGAAGAAATTATGGATAAAGCAGCTCTCATACAAGAGCAAATCAATGAAAAACCTGTTGAGACCATTTTTATCTATTCCTGTGCAGTTCGCAAACGATTTTTGCAAAAACAACTCAATTACGAATTTGGACTTTTACAGCAAATTGCTCCCACATCTGGATTTTTTACATATGGTGAGTTCTTTCATTCCAAACATGAAAACCAACTCCTTAATGTCACGACTACGGTGTTGACACTGAGTGAATCAGACTATATCATTTCTCATCCTTTGGGTGACAAACCAGAAACAAATGGCTCGACGCTTAAATCCTTAACCCACCTTGTCAATACAACCCAACATGAACTTGATGTTAATATGAATTTTCTTAATCAGTATAAAATGATTTTAGATGAGTGTTGTATTGTCTCTAAGTCCGATATCACTGGGCGTATTACGTATGCAAGTGAGCCTTTTTGTAAGGTTGTAGGTTACACAGAAGAAGAATTGTTAGGTAAAACACATCGTATGTTCAGACCAAGTGACGCTGACCCAGCTCTTTATGCAAATCTTTGGGAAACGCTCAAACGTAAAGAGATATGGAAAGGGATCGTCAGAGTTGTTATTAAATCGGGTAATGTCCATTATCTTCAAAATACCATTATGCCTATTTTTGATGAAGCAGGCAATACTCTGGAGTATCTTTGTGCTCATTTTGACATCACAGATTTAATTGTTAAAGATCAGTTGATTGAACAGCATTTCAAAGATGAACTCACTGGTTTTGGAAACCGTGAAGCACTTTTTCATCGCCTTCGTTTAGATCACAACACAAAATTATTAATTTTACTCAATCTGATTGGTTTTTCAGAGATTAATGATTATTTAGGGTACGACGTAGGCGATGAGCTTTTTAAAACAAATAGCTCATTTTTAATGAAGAGTTTTAACAGTCATGCAGATGTGGTTTTTCGTATTAATGGAGATGAGTTTGCGGTTTTACTGACAAGTCAAGATATTAAAATTATCTCAACTGCTCGTGACAACATTAAGCAAATGATTCATAGTCTTGAAAAAAAAGTTTTTATAATCAAAGGCTATGAAGTGGTTGTTCGGATTAATGTTGGTGTAGCCAAAGGAAGTTCTGATGAAATTTATATGCAGTCCCACGTGGCACTGAAAGAAGCTAAAACGCACAATCAAGCGGTCGTTTTTTATGAAGCTAACGAAATATTAAAAAACAAAACAAAGCATAATATTCAAATTATTCAAAAAATAAAAACAGCGATTGATCATGATTGCATTGTGCCTTTTTTTCAAGGTATTTATGACAATAAGTTGCATAAAATTACCAAGTATGAAGTGCTGATGCGACTTCAAGAAGAGGATGGTCATTATCTTAGTCCATACTCCTTTTTAGATCAAGCTAAAAAGACACGATTATATGGAAAACTTACGAAGATTATGATCAATAAGTCTTTTGAATATCTCAAAGATTTTGAAGTAGATTTTTCAATTAACCTTACGAAAGGTGATATTCTCTCGACTTCGGTGAAAGAGTGTTTGTATGACAATATCAAAAAATATCAGTGTGCAGATCGGGTAATTTTGGAGATTGTCGAGTCAGAAGGCATTGAAAATTTTGGTGAGATCACGGCGTTTATTCATGAAGTCAAACAGCTTGGATGTCGCATTGCGATTGATGATTTTGGAACGGGTTACTCCAATTTTGCTTACTTGGTTAAATTGGAAGTTGATATGATTAAAATTGATGGTTCTTTGATCAAAGACATTGATACGAATGAAATAAGTGCCATGACGGTAGAAACCATTATCTCTTTTGCAAAAAAAATGGGCTATGAAATAGTGGCAGAATTTGTGGATCGAGAAGCGATTCAAGAAAAAACTTTTGAGTTTACATGTAGATTTTTCTCAAGGTTATCTCTTTAG
- the nrfD gene encoding NrfD/PsrC family molybdoenzyme membrane anchor subunit, producing MSPMWGSVEQYSAIHWSWAIAIYLFLAGLSSGSIIVALLVKWNRHERSNSSIWDAMIKAGAVVAPTAIFLGLLLLVIDLGRPLSFYWLLLRYNVTSVMSLGVLFLLIYTPIVIVFMLLVFERGVIKHPLLAPLEGLINLVKSFHSYAKVIEYFLFIAALCVGSYTGFLLSALYAIPLWNSPLLPVLFLTSSLSSGVAVNILVGLLFFKSALNTESIKYLLVLDTRVILTELPLLALFFIGLFYAGGDAPTAAKAALTEGFWAGIFWLGVIGVGLGLPLVTVIIALKSHVYRVGYIVTNSMVVVLGVLMLRYYIIYAGQIYFG from the coding sequence ATGAGTCCAATGTGGGGAAGTGTAGAACAGTACAGCGCTATTCATTGGTCATGGGCGATTGCAATTTACCTTTTTTTAGCAGGACTCAGTTCAGGTTCTATTATCGTCGCTTTATTAGTGAAATGGAATCGTCATGAACGCAGTAACTCTTCTATCTGGGATGCGATGATTAAAGCGGGAGCTGTTGTGGCGCCTACGGCAATTTTTTTAGGTTTATTGCTTTTAGTGATCGATTTAGGTCGACCCCTTTCATTCTATTGGCTACTTCTTCGTTATAATGTGACATCGGTTATGAGTTTAGGGGTGCTTTTTTTGCTTATTTATACACCGATTGTCATTGTTTTTATGTTGCTTGTGTTTGAGCGAGGCGTGATAAAACACCCCCTTTTAGCTCCTTTAGAGGGACTTATTAATCTTGTTAAGAGTTTTCACTCTTATGCTAAAGTCATTGAGTATTTTCTCTTTATAGCGGCTCTTTGTGTGGGTTCATACACGGGATTTTTGCTTTCGGCACTCTATGCCATTCCCTTATGGAATAGTCCACTTTTACCTGTTTTATTTCTCACTTCTAGCCTCTCTTCGGGTGTTGCCGTCAATATTTTGGTTGGATTACTCTTCTTTAAGAGTGCTCTTAATACGGAGAGTATCAAGTATCTTCTTGTACTTGATACCAGAGTGATTTTAACCGAATTACCTCTTTTAGCACTGTTTTTTATCGGGTTATTTTATGCAGGTGGCGATGCTCCAACTGCTGCCAAAGCGGCACTAACAGAGGGTTTTTGGGCAGGCATCTTTTGGTTAGGTGTTATTGGTGTGGGATTAGGACTTCCTTTAGTAACGGTCATTATCGCTCTTAAGAGTCATGTTTATCGTGTTGGTTACATTGTGACAAATTCTATGGTGGTTGTTTTAGGTGTTTTAATGCTGCGATATTACATCATTTATGCAGGACAAATTTATTTTGGTTAA
- a CDS encoding response regulator transcription factor, translating into MKILLLEDDYNYNESIKEYLELLGYEVDAFFDGESALDAIMQKCYYLFLLDVKVPKLNGHELIKYIKEANITTPIIIMTSLVDIDNMEIGYQLGCNDYLKKPFELKELELRVKELIKKHYQTSTAGEFRLSCGCVFNFESGELKKKDMTVSLTSKELDLVRFLIRRKNTFCDIELIRENVWEGKEISYAYIRMYIRKIRLKVDEEEFIKSSRGLGYRIDVLS; encoded by the coding sequence ATGAAGATTTTACTCTTAGAAGATGACTATAATTACAATGAGAGCATTAAGGAGTATTTAGAGCTCTTAGGGTATGAAGTCGATGCCTTTTTTGATGGAGAGAGCGCTCTGGATGCGATTATGCAGAAGTGCTATTATCTCTTTTTATTGGATGTAAAAGTACCGAAGCTCAATGGGCATGAGTTGATTAAATATATCAAAGAGGCAAATATTACGACGCCTATTATCATCATGACATCATTGGTAGATATTGATAACATGGAAATTGGGTATCAGCTAGGCTGTAATGACTACCTTAAAAAACCGTTTGAACTTAAAGAGCTTGAGCTGCGGGTGAAAGAGCTGATTAAAAAGCATTATCAAACAAGTACCGCAGGGGAATTTAGGCTGAGTTGTGGATGTGTTTTTAATTTTGAATCAGGTGAGCTTAAAAAGAAAGATATGACAGTCTCACTTACCTCAAAAGAGCTTGATTTGGTGCGCTTTTTAATTCGCCGTAAAAATACATTTTGCGACATTGAACTCATTCGTGAAAATGTGTGGGAAGGTAAAGAGATTAGTTATGCGTATATTCGTATGTATATTAGAAAAATAAGGCTCAAAGTCGATGAAGAAGAGTTTATCAAATCGTCGCGTGGGTTAGGATATCGCATTGATGTTCTCTCTTAA